The Juglans microcarpa x Juglans regia isolate MS1-56 chromosome 2D, Jm3101_v1.0, whole genome shotgun sequence DNA window CATAGGGGCTAAATGCTTCTGAAAGCcaattcttcttcctccaagaAGTCCATCCCATCTCCTCACATATTTCATCACTGTGATTAATGCTAAAGGTAGAAATGCAGTGCCTCTTATAGAACCTCGTTGTCTTCTTCGAGACTTCCATTTCTTTTGTTGCCTGTTCAATCATCTTCTCAACACTAGGGAGCTTAAATTTGTCATCTAAAAGGCGAGCTAGCCATATGGAACGCAGCTCTGAAGAGTGAAGGTTTGAAACACTCTCAAGGTAACCCACAAAAGCCATATTTGGAATCAATGGATGGATTGTACCCCTGCAATGAATAAGGAGACCTGCACCATTATTCtccattgaaatatatatagagttGTAGCAGCAGGCTACAAACTTAACAGGATTGCTAATTACCTGTATAAGGGCATGACACCGGAAGGATATTCCAGCAAACTACGGAAAGGATCAGGTAAGATAGCTTTGAGCTTTTTCTTCCCATCATAACCAGTTGCAAGAACTACAACATCAGCATCCACTTTAGtgtcatcatcaaattcaattccTTCCTTGGAGAACCACCACTTTGATGCTCTTTTGAAGACAATCTTTCCCTTATCAGCCTCAGAGAAGAAATTCTCTGGCATGATAGCCATCTGACAAGAAGCGTAATCTTCCTCAAAAGGGTGGTCCGGTTTCAATCCATACTTTTGCAGAGGAAGTTTCCACAGAAGATACGACTCGATGAATTTGGATATTCCATGCCTctgttgaaaatcataatagATCAAGTACTACTACTAATTAACATTGGCAACTCTACTATGAAAATTCGCAAGTACTGCACAAAGAAATAATGTTGAATTAGTACCATTGGAGATAAAAGAAGGCAAAGAAGGGTTCTGAGAAGGCTTTGATTAGGTCTTTCATGGAGAAAttgagaagttcttgttgagTAGAACATGTGAAATGGCAAACCCCAAACCCTGTAATGGGGAACTGTCCAGTGTAAAGTCCTTACCACCATGGTGCATGGTTGCCCTTCTCGTCCTTCAAAACATGAAGACATGAACAGTATCAATCACTACACATATTGCAGCTCAACTTAGAAGTACTGGTATTTCCAAAGCATTTCtggaatctatatatatagtactaattGACTCCTAATTAAAGGTAAAgaaaatacttaattaattaggatcGAGGTGGTATTTGATCCACAGTCCATCCCTTAATGGCATTCTGAACGTACGGATTTAttacacagatatatatatatatatataaatgaatgatagtttagtaaaatattgtataaaaatattttataaaaatatcctattttaaaacataattacgtaatggagaaaaaaaatttgtaatcgTAAATtgtacaaataatcattttaaaaaaattgaataaaatataagatttacatgaaagaaattaattttttaataatatattcattctttttcaaaacgattatattATGATTacgtattttataattatacatggAATTAGTCATTATTAGCTCAATAATTTAGCAAAACTATTGATCAGCTGGCCGGCCCAATAATTTTGATTAAAGGAATTATGAAAAAGCCAGCCGAAAGGAGATGGAGAATTTTCTCTGATAATTTTCTTCTCCGAAGAAAAACATGATGAAGAATTTCTAAATATCTGAAAATCAATCCAAACTTCCCTACGTCACAAGATATTGACATGACCAGCTGACCTATATATTAAAAGGATGGCAACAGATTTGGTATCTCACGAAGACTTTTCCAAGATTAAAGTACTGGCCTGGCCTGGCCTAGCTAAGAAGCAGCAGACGTAGATTCCTTCTATtacttatattatttatttagtcCACGCAATTGATGTCGAAAGTTGACACCTGTCTATCTTTTTTCCTCATTAATAAAGTCAAACATCATGCGTGGAATTCAAATTCGTGTGATTAGAATGGTTGAAAACCCATTAATTAGTAGCAAGTCAAATTAATTCATCCCATTGTATGAAATCAAAACCATGCACACTTTCACTACTACTCATGTCTTTTGAATTCACATCAAATCAATAATATGTGCTACTATTCATTATCGTACtaattgatgtgatatattgtaaataattttataaatcgaCTATTTAGACAGAATTATCGTTACAAAAAACTGATTATTTGTGGTTAGTTAATTCtaacgaaatgattatttacaactaaaataaatttgttttggtcacaaataatattttcgtCGCAATTAAATGATCACAAAAgtctgtttttcttgtagtgtatatattttaaaataaatatacatatatatatatataatatactgttATGTTGATTGTGATCATGATAagtttaagatgaaaaataatatttattaattaataatagtatAGTTGTCTCCTTTGCTTAGCTAGCTACGTCGACAATAGTAATTAAATTAGGTAATTGAACCTAAAATGaacaccaaaacaaaaaggTACTAACTAATTAACGGCAAAACCGGGAATTAACGACATGATACATGACTTATTAGAAGCAACACATGATCTATTTTATATGGGATCGATGATGAAccaccaaaagaaaaaggaggacaaataaaagagaaagaCATCATTTTTATCCCTTCAAACTATATATGTATACGGCGTATACATAGACACATGATAATTTATTGTGGCATCTATTATAAATATCTACATAAAAAGTCAAAAAAccaatattcatttttttgaaaCTCGAATAGAGGAGTTTCAAAGTACAAGCATGcatcattataagaaaaatgagaatttgTGATAGATTATTTGCAATAAGAATAACTAATATTtgctaaaaaataaactcatttttataaaaaatagctGATCACAAAAAAACAGTTTTCTAGGAGTGTATGCAATAATACTAACATAATAATCAGTAAAATTCATTATAAGTATCCATACACCATGCCATCCTCTAATTtgcttaataaaaataacattttttcaaaaaagaaaaaaaaaaaaaaaaaggacagagCTTTGTTCAtgagaattaaaatttttttctatatatatatatatatataggccacAATCGATCAGAGTGATCACAACTGAATTGGAGCATGAGATCAACTCAACATCCACGAACTCTTCGTATCATTGTAGATGGGTAAGGATATGCTTCTTAGTATTTTACgagggaaaggaaaggaaatatccaaccaaaaaacaaaggaaaattaagaagaagaaaaaaagacgTTTTAAAACACTTTGAAAACCTTGTTATTACCTCAATATTAACCCTGTTATTTGGTATCTAATTAATAAACATGATAAAGTTAATTACAAGTACCTTGGTTCGCGTCTGCGCACTCTAGTGCTAAATCAATAGCTGATTTCTTATAGCCAATGACTGCAACTTTCTTCCCTTTGAGTAGATTTGAAGCAGATTCCTTGTCGAGTTTGCAGTAATCAAGGGCATGCAAGACTTCACCCTGAAATATCTCAGGGCCTCTGTTGTATGGAAATTCAGGAATTCTAGGGAGATCCCCATATTTCCCAATGCATACCACAATGAACTCGAAGGCGTACCACTGAAATTAGAAGAATATAAACATAAGCAATAAGTTTTCTGTACTCGCCAACAAACTGGGTTAAATGATGATCATAATAATAATCCCAGTACGTACTTGCAACaagcgcgcgcgcgcgcacacacagatatatatataaatatatatatatatatatatatatatatatatatatatattatatcacacACACAAGCATAATACTTCTATAGGCCGGATCTTGATATATACTGCCAACTTCACAGCTGGTGGataaaaccaacaaattaaAGGATCACACAATCCTTAGACTTTCACTCCAAATCCTATAACCAAGATATCCCATGGGGTGAGAAATAAAGACAAGCAAAATATATGAGACTTCAAAGAAAATTGTTGCCCAAAAGCTGGGCATTTTTTTTCGTTTGTTGACAGATATGGAGGCTTGTGTATGGAGGTTTAAGAAACTGAcaagaaaaacagaaagaaagatCATGCAAAAGAGAAAATCATGTATTACTATTTTGCCTTCTCttttctcctcttttctttcttttggaaCCCTAATTATACGTTCAACGCCgttagttttctttcttttatttgacaaaaacaaaaaagttgacGATCAACCTGAACGGACTCTGATTCGTTGGTTTGCACAGCAACCTCCCAAACTGGGTGTCCGGGCAAGAGGCTCCCCGGTTTCCCACTGAAATCGGTCGCTTCCTGGCCGTCATTAACAAACTTGATCTCCACCACCTTTGAGTTGAACCTCACAAACTTGAGCACATCAAAGTGGTTAGCATAGGAGTGTAGATACTCCAATATCTCAGTATGAGATGGGAAACTGGTGTTATCCCTGTCAGGCCAAGGAAAATCTGAAAACTCATAATCACAACGAAAGGACTGAAGTTTTGTGGAATTGTAAGAACAATGCCTCCAGACCCCTCCAATGGAGTCAGTTGCCTCAAAAACTATGGGGTTGTGGTGGGATACTTGTTTAGCAGCTGCTAAGCCGCTAACACCAGCTCCGATTATGCCAATTTTTGAGACTATGGGagccatttttttcttttactgaaTTTGTGAAAGATATATGCTTGAAATATAATGTTTGAGTGTGGGGAGAATGCAATGTCGAAGTTGGGACTGGCCGGTATTTATAGAGACGTGAGTGCAGGCCACGGTGGCAGCACGTGAAATAGACTTTCGAGAGATGGATGAAAGAGGTGGCAGGCGATAGCTTGCTTGctaggtttttattttatttttattattgatttatgttttattattttattttataggcaGGAAAAGCAGGCTaggttggtgaaaggaaaaattaagaagacttccaattaattaaagagaaatattttagtcacaaaataattacataaaaataaatatgcaaaCTGATCATGACGTGATTTAATGCAgtacgtcaaattgtaaattacttttagtataaaataggtttaacggatcacatgaagtcacgccaatttgtaaatttacttttgtgtaatctatttGTGTTTGTAACAATcttcttaattaaataaataataattctatatatatatatatatatacatatatacatatatattttttatagtcaATGTAAAATTCATGAGTGAAAAGGGGAGCTTCCTTTCACTTACTGGTTTTCCATACCTCGCAGACGATAATCCCAGAATTTCTTTGTTCCTTCGAGGAGTACTTCTAACAACTTTTACAtaacacttttattttattacatatatgtacGTACCGGTTTCCTGGAAAGATTTTCTGGCCAGTCTGTTCCCtttcatgcatattatatataatatattgcttatagaaatatcaataaatataattatttatatatagctcCATCACAACAATATTATATCATGATACTTTGATAAGCAGCAAAACTACCTGAATTAGGAGAATTAATGCATGGGAAGcccataaattattatatatgataaaataaaaaataaaaaacaggtCAAAGGTTTGAACACGAGAGTAAAAGTTCTAtcttgacatatatatatatatactatatagtacaGCTTGCCTTAGTAAATAAAGATGTTGAACAAGGGATGCAATTAGCAATTTCTGGGTAGTTTAATCCGTGGACATTTTGAGGGTCAAAATGCAAGTCATGTAAAGTTCAAGGACACTTCCAAAGTAGTTAAGAATCCATTTCCATGCATGCTATGACTAGATCATTATCAGGCCAGACTATCTACGCAATCAATGCCGCGCGCGTTCCTTCACCTGTTGGCGCCATGCTCCAATTAACTCTTAGTGCATGGATGGCTGCTAAGGGTGTGTTAGTTTCTCCATcgtatatatgcatgcatgtctttGTACAACGTACGTACCTACggttaaattgaaataattgtttaattttgttcccTAGTCCTAGCCATCGTGTGTgtgcgtatatatatacatatatatatatatatatatatatatatatatatatacacatatctTGATCTCTTTGGAATgggaaatttcttttttcttcgaAATATATACCAAAAGATCAATATGTTGCAATGGAGGAGACTCGATCGTAAGATCAACATGAGTAcgagtttgaaaataaatagttgGTCGATCTCTTCAGTGGAGAGCTCGGATAAATAGTTATTATATACgaaatcaattaatatatatttaaaaacaataaattaaagcACCTAATTAAAATTTGTGATAAAACATTGATTAAGCAagaactatattatatataattgatatatGCATGGTCGACGTTACTAATTAGCCGTAGCCAGCTTAATATTTGATCAGAATAGTCATACATATAACGAAGAGCGAGCTAAGGTTGCAATATGTttcgtatatatatacacgaaaccgtatatatatatatatatatatatatatatatatatatatatatatataagagatggaatatatatagaatatatagcATATTGGGTTCGGTCTTAAAATATAATGTAAACATGCATGAATCTCTCGTTTTCATGAAGTAGTAGTATTAGTACTGGCTTTCGCCTTACTTTTGGAAAACTCAATCGTGACACATGATGTAGAAAAGTAAGCATCCAAGAATGCACGTAGAAACTTGGAGGAAATGAGGCAGTACTTATTTGGAAGTACGTACCAACTttaagaataatttaatttaatacatgattatatatagaattagtACTACTTGATAAATGAGAATCGCACGTCTCTAGCAGCTTGAAACCGAAGTTTTTTTTTACCGTAGAATATTTATAccaaatttataagataaagtCCATTTTCTTGATTAAAGCTGGTTCTCTATATTCGCAATTCTTGGTAAAAGTCAGGAGTTCATGTTGATTCaatgttcttatatatatatatatatatatatatatatatattcatttgatttttatttaattttttttttataattttgtagtgTATTTTTCACGTTTAGGCTGGTCAATTTCTTGATTTAGTTAAACCTAACAACTCgttaattatctaattaattgCCTAATGCTCTTAACAACTTAAAGCAtgccatataatatatatttatatcagaTCAAAGAAGATCATGCCTAGACCCTTTACCACGACAGAGTTAGGCCGGAATTAATATCCGGAATTGAAATCacgagaaatttaaaatatttctaggTTTTTTGCGACCATGCAAGCTGTAAgtcataaatttccaatataTCACGTGAAGTATAGCTTGAAATCTTCTTGATCAAACGAAACGACCGTGGAGCAGCTACTGCAAATTCAAAGCTCAGTTTGACCCATCGGAAATTGCCTAACTCGCTGCCGTGCATGCATGACCATCATGGCAGCGTCTAGATTTTTAGTCATGTTATATATCAAACCTCACGTACGTACTACATGCATAtgacatacatgcatgcatataatatatgcatgtatactATTAGGCTTCGTTTAATTAGTTACgaagttcagatgagatgagatgagatgaaatgttttgttaaaagttgaataaaatattgttagaatataattttttaatattattttattttgaaatttgaaaaaattgaattgttcattatattttgtataggagtttgagaaagatgtaaggataagataagatgaaatgggATATTTTATGTATCCAAACTGAGTGATTACTCTGTTGAGGTCATGATAATCTCCttaactaaatttataactCTAATATCGTATAAGGCAcaaaacattaattaaaaacaaGTTAATTACAAGTGGTGCATGGCTAATAAGTACTAGAATATTTAACGCCTTAAATGAGAGGTTTAGTGTAAAATGAAGTTTCGAAGTTAAAAAATCTCTGAGTAAATACCAATATTCTTGCTCTAAATTACGAGATATCCCAAAATCTTAACTTGATGAGATATATAAGTGCATATcaaatattgtaaattattagaaaaaagcaGTATTTATTGAAAAGAATTGTTATGAATCTAATTATTTAGCTAATAATTATATGTCACAAGCATTCATgaaactgcatatatatatatatatatatatatatatatatatatatatatcatgtgttacactacaagaaaactgcttattcaCAGCCagttaattttaacaaaatgactatttatagttaaaatgaatctgtttttatcacaaataatcttTTCGTCACAAACAAATggtcataaatattcatttttcttgtagtgaattaaCAGAATTATGAGCACATAGTGATAGGCTTGCTGATCCAACAAAGACATGTATATCATGTATAGGAAACTGTGGCGCGCACGTgttataaatagaaataaacgTGCGATGGCTTCCACACCAGATTTCTATAATCAAATGTGGAAATCCAAATTGTATTTAGTTTTACCCTGACTTTTCAAAACCCTTATACAAATTCGTCTTTTCACATCCTGTGATGGCATGGGGGCTTTAAGACAACGTAGTCAGTTTTGTGCATACCTGCACAGCTTTGTTAATTTTTGGACCaaactcatatatatttttagcagacacattcaaattttatgatGCATGCGTGGGATTATTGGAATTCAGAGGCAAGAACTTCTCTGTTCATGCATGACAAGAACGTGGGGTGCATAGAAGATTGGTGTGGGGAGCGAGGTTTGAATCGGAAC harbors:
- the LOC121248704 gene encoding probable flavin-containing monooxygenase 1, with product MAPIVSKIGIIGAGVSGLAAAKQVSHHNPIVFEATDSIGGVWRHCSYNSTKLQSFRCDYEFSDFPWPDRDNTSFPSHTEILEYLHSYANHFDVLKFVRFNSKVVEIKFVNDGQEATDFSGKPGSLLPGHPVWEVAVQTNESESVQWYAFEFIVVCIGKYGDLPRIPEFPYNRGPEIFQGEVLHALDYCKLDKESASNLLKGKKVAVIGYKKSAIDLALECADANQGREGQPCTMVVRTLHWTVPHYRVWGLPFHMFYSTRTSQFLHERPNQSLLRTLLCLLLSPMRHGISKFIESYLLWKLPLQKYGLKPDHPFEEDYASCQMAIMPENFFSEADKGKIVFKRASKWWFSKEGIEFDDDTKVDADVVVLATGYDGKKKLKAILPDPFRSLLEYPSGVMPLYRGTIHPLIPNMAFVGYLESVSNLHSSELRSIWLARLLDDKFKLPSVEKMIEQATKEMEVSKKTTRFYKRHCISTFSINHSDEICEEMGWTSWRKKNWLSEAFSPYGSQDYDKEN